A window of Gemmatimonadota bacterium contains these coding sequences:
- a CDS encoding helix-turn-helix domain-containing protein — protein sequence MTHFGKLIRSRREALRKKDKRYSLRQVAQRIEVEPAYLSKIERGDVAPPSEATTLKLARDLGEDPDVLLALAGKVSSDLQEIIRKRPRLFADLIRKMKEAPDHAILRIVREVRDGEW from the coding sequence ATGACACATTTTGGAAAACTCATCCGTTCCCGCCGCGAAGCCCTGCGGAAGAAAGACAAGCGATACTCCCTGCGCCAGGTGGCGCAGCGCATCGAGGTCGAGCCGGCCTACCTGAGCAAGATCGAGCGTGGCGATGTGGCACCGCCCTCCGAGGCCACGACGCTCAAGCTGGCACGGGACCTGGGTGAGGACCCGGACGTGCTGCTGGCCCTGGCGGGCAAGGTGTCGAGTGATCTGCAGGAGATCATCCGCAAGCGGCCGAGGTTGTTCGCGGACCTGATCCGGAAGATGAAGGAGGCGCCCGATCACGCCATTCTCAGGATCGTTCGCGAAGTGCGGGACGGTGAATGGTAA